The proteins below come from a single Argentina anserina chromosome 1, drPotAnse1.1, whole genome shotgun sequence genomic window:
- the LOC126791593 gene encoding LOW QUALITY PROTEIN: pentatricopeptide repeat-containing protein At4g36680, mitochondrial (The sequence of the model RefSeq protein was modified relative to this genomic sequence to represent the inferred CDS: deleted 2 bases in 1 codon; substituted 1 base at 1 genomic stop codon), producing MSTSIPIRHLRRLSTTTTSTAHSSISISKAKSKLRSEHDPDKALEIYSSVDLAVRRLAKSHRFSDIESFIESHRNDPXITQEPYLSTLIRSYGRAGMFDHALKTYDQMDNLATPRTSVSFNSLLTACNLSKQFDRVPQLFDEIPTKYSVVSPDEVSYGILIKAYCEAGKPEKAIEMVRMMEEKGIEVTAVAFTTVFNALYKKGSRDEAEKLWDEMVGKGCKVDAAAYNVKIMYAHVDESAEGVNGLLDEMVALAAGLKPDAFSYNYLMSCYCRDGRMEEAEKVYRGLDGYKLNPNAATFRILVFNLCKNELFERAYRVLKKSVEVHKIPDFSTLKLLAEGLMKKNMRKEVKGLIRTVKRFPPNVMNAWKKLEEGLGLVPEELDASCVPHDDDDEEKRGTVNRKQWTKPNGKKRFPRKARNDRKKLDTVTSSVPHTHSSAKEATG from the exons ATGTCCACCTCCATCCCAATCCGCCACCTCCGGCGcctctccaccaccaccacctccaccgCCCACTCCTCCATCTccatttccaaagccaagtcCAAGCTCCGCTCCGAACACGACCCCGACAAAGCCCTCGAAATCTACTCCTCCGTAGACCTCGCCGTCCGCCGCCTCGCCAAGTCCCACCGCTTCTCCGACATCGAATCCTTCATCGAGTCCCACAGAAACGACCCGTGAATCACGCAGGAGCCTTACTTGTCTACCTTAATCCGATCCTACGGCCGAGCTGGCATGTTCGACCACGCGCTCAAAACCTATGACCAAATGGACAACCTAGCTACTCCCCGAACTTCAGTTTCCTTCAACTCTTTACTTACAGCCTGTAATCTTTCAAAACAGTTCGACAGAGTTCCTCAGCTGTTCGACGAAATTCCAACGAAGTACAGTGTTGTCTCCCCTGACGAGGTGTCGTATGGGATTCTGATCAAGGCTTACTGTGAGGCTGGGAAGCCGGAGAAGGCGATCGAGATGGTGAGGATGATGGAGGAGAAGGGCATTGAGGTGACAGCTGTGGCGTTTACCACTGTGTTCAATGCTTTGTATAAGAAGGGGAGTAGAGATGAGGCTGAGAAGCTGTGGGATGAGATGGTGGGCAAGGGCTGCAAGGTTGATGCGGCGGCGTACAATGTGAAGATAATGTATGCTCATGTTGATGAGAGTGCCGAAGGTGTGAATGGTTTGCTTGATGAGATGGTTGCT CTTGCTGCTGGATTGAAGCCGGATGCTTTTAGTTATAATTATTTGATGAGTTGTTATTGCAGGGATGGGAGGATGGAGGAAGCTGAGAAGGTTTATAGGGGGTTGGATGGGTATAAGCTTAATCCTAATGCGGCGACTTTTAGGATTTTGGTGTTTAATCTCTGTAAGAATGAGTTGTTTGAGAGGGCGTATAGGGTGTTAAAGAAGAGTGTGGAGGTGCATAAGATCCCGGATTTTAGTACTTTGAAGTTGTTGGCTGAGGGgttgatgaagaagaatatgAGGAAGGAGGTGAAGGGGTTGATTAGGACAGTAAAGAGGTTTCCTCCTAATGTGATGAATGCCTGGAAGAAATTGGAGGAGGGTCTTGGTTTGGTGCCTGAAGAACTCGATGCTTCTTGTGTTCctcatgatgatgatgatgaagagaaaCGAGGAACTGTAAATAGAAAGCAGTGGACGAAGCCCAATGGTAAGAAGAGGTTTCCTCGTAAAGCCAGGAATGACCGGAAGAAATTGGATACTGTTACTTCTTCAGTCCCTCATACTCATAGTAGTGCTAAAGAAGCTACAGGATGA